A part of Leptospira congkakensis genomic DNA contains:
- a CDS encoding glutathione S-transferase family protein, translated as MYQLYSHPRSPYSMRVHIYLRYRNIPYETVTVALDKLENRKRPYLQINPYGKVPTFKDGDFVLAESSAIIRYLEEKHSFPNPFFSTEPQSRAILNQAINRCESEFCFPGSVVYFAKKFLPEEKWDEKRMKDSVKRMGRHLDILEGILESNDYLHENRFGFLEVLYAPFIKNIPMMDIKIPLSVENWVKRVLEIECVKEILGE; from the coding sequence ATGTATCAGTTATATTCCCATCCTCGTTCGCCTTATAGTATGCGAGTGCATATTTATTTGCGATATAGAAACATACCCTATGAAACGGTAACAGTTGCTTTGGATAAATTAGAAAACCGGAAAAGACCATATTTACAAATCAACCCCTATGGAAAGGTTCCAACATTTAAAGATGGAGATTTTGTTCTGGCGGAATCGTCAGCTATCATTCGTTATTTGGAAGAAAAACATAGTTTTCCAAATCCATTTTTTTCGACAGAGCCCCAATCTAGGGCAATTCTAAACCAAGCCATCAACCGTTGTGAGTCTGAATTTTGTTTTCCAGGAAGTGTTGTCTATTTTGCTAAAAAGTTTCTTCCAGAAGAAAAATGGGACGAGAAACGAATGAAAGATTCAGTAAAACGAATGGGTAGACATTTGGATATTTTGGAAGGAATTTTGGAATCCAACGATTACCTACACGAAAACCGGTTTGGTTTTTTAGAGGTTTTATATGCTCCTTTTATCAAAAATATTCCAATGATGGATATAAAGATTCCGTTGTCCGTTGAGAATTGGGTCAAACGAGTGTTAGAGATTGAATGTGTAAAAGAAATTTTAGGAGAATAA
- a CDS encoding deoxyguanosinetriphosphate triphosphohydrolase — translation MKKGRTELLASEEKTLAPYAVGSKNPGDREYEEPEHPYRLPFQRDRDRIIHSHAFKRLDYKTQVFVYSEGDHFRNRLTHTLEVAGISKTISKVLGLNEDLSETIALAHDLGHSPFGHAGQEALSELMRGRGGFEHNKQSLRVVQKLERRYPDFPGLNLCGETLLGIMKHGGDYEKSDLFTVRQDLGPSLEAMVVDSSDEITYSAHDLEDGLESGLLELSDVKDLKVWKRMEEGLPKSIFSDKDSISRSLGRVILNLMVSDLIDSIDENLKKLSIQTREDVSSAFQNQKKIVQFSEGFQNEFKELKSYLFANLYRHPEVSRMSERGKETIFLLFKHFESHPESIPESYRKREEEEGRMRVICDYIAGMTDRYAIEKLKREGILWFPY, via the coding sequence ATGAAGAAAGGGAGAACTGAGCTTCTTGCCAGTGAAGAAAAAACCCTTGCTCCCTATGCTGTTGGGAGTAAAAATCCAGGGGATCGTGAGTATGAGGAACCAGAACATCCATACCGCCTTCCCTTCCAAAGGGATCGAGACCGAATCATCCATTCGCATGCGTTCAAGAGGTTAGACTATAAAACCCAAGTATTTGTTTATTCGGAGGGAGACCATTTTCGAAATCGCCTCACTCATACCTTAGAGGTTGCTGGAATTTCCAAAACCATTTCGAAGGTGCTGGGTTTAAATGAAGATTTGAGTGAAACCATTGCTCTTGCCCATGATTTGGGTCATTCTCCTTTTGGTCATGCAGGCCAAGAAGCTCTTTCGGAACTTATGCGTGGAAGGGGTGGGTTTGAACACAACAAACAATCGTTACGTGTAGTTCAGAAATTAGAACGAAGGTATCCCGATTTTCCTGGCCTTAATCTTTGTGGTGAAACTTTACTTGGGATTATGAAACATGGTGGTGATTACGAAAAGTCAGATCTTTTCACTGTCCGCCAAGACCTTGGCCCCTCACTCGAAGCAATGGTCGTAGATAGTTCTGATGAAATTACATATAGTGCTCATGATTTGGAAGATGGATTAGAAAGTGGACTTCTGGAACTATCAGATGTAAAAGATCTAAAAGTTTGGAAACGAATGGAAGAGGGACTTCCTAAATCTATTTTTTCTGATAAAGATTCTATCTCAAGATCTTTGGGCCGAGTCATTCTCAATCTAATGGTTTCAGACTTGATCGATAGTATCGATGAAAATTTGAAAAAACTTTCGATCCAAACAAGGGAAGATGTTTCTTCTGCCTTTCAAAATCAAAAAAAAATAGTTCAATTCTCTGAAGGATTCCAAAACGAATTTAAGGAACTGAAATCCTATTTGTTTGCCAATCTCTATCGCCATCCCGAAGTTTCTCGAATGAGTGAACGAGGCAAAGAAACTATATTTTTGCTTTTTAAACATTTTGAGTCTCATCCTGAATCCATTCCTGAATCCTATCGGAAACGAGAAGAAGAGGAAGGTCGAATGAGGGTTATCTGCGATTATATTGCTGGAATGACGGATCGATATGCCATTGAAAAGTTGAAACGAGAAGGAATCCTTTGGTTTCCTTACTAA
- a CDS encoding DedA family protein, whose product MDFLQTLVSIFMQYGYFAVFGILILCGFGLPVPEDISLTAGGVIAGLGYANVHIMFLVGMAGVLLGDSFVFWLGSYYGEKALTLPVLRTVLHPERFDKVKEQFKKYGRWVVFFGRFMPGLRMPIFFTAGTSKQISFIRFVLTDGFAALISVPIWVYLGYYGAHNFDELMIWVRNGQTIILSLVAVAIVVVAFYWWRRKNREKRGDK is encoded by the coding sequence ATGGACTTTCTACAAACTCTAGTTTCCATTTTTATGCAATACGGTTATTTTGCCGTTTTTGGAATTCTAATCCTCTGTGGATTTGGTCTTCCCGTCCCAGAAGATATTTCTCTCACTGCTGGTGGAGTGATTGCCGGTCTCGGTTATGCAAATGTTCATATCATGTTTTTAGTGGGAATGGCGGGTGTTCTACTAGGTGATAGTTTTGTATTTTGGCTCGGAAGTTATTACGGCGAAAAGGCACTTACCCTTCCTGTTTTAAGAACCGTTCTCCATCCAGAACGATTTGATAAGGTAAAGGAACAGTTCAAAAAATATGGTCGTTGGGTGGTCTTTTTTGGTCGTTTTATGCCTGGCCTTCGTATGCCTATTTTTTTTACGGCTGGCACATCGAAACAAATTAGTTTCATTCGTTTTGTCCTGACAGATGGATTTGCAGCTCTTATTTCAGTTCCTATTTGGGTCTATTTAGGTTATTATGGGGCCCATAATTTTGACGAGCTGATGATTTGGGTTCGAAATGGGCAAACCATCATTCTCAGCCTCGTTGCGGTTGCCATCGTTGTAGTTGCCTTCTATTGGTGGCGGAGGAAAAACCGAGAAAAAAGAGGAGATAAATGA
- a CDS encoding LIC11661 family lipoprotein has translation MNTALFLFQRLSLGLILLAFGCTNYSTTASVQAPPTLISIVNNGNSNFIIKVRAQNPEFIFQGYRIYSGATETLAQNPPDLNIGAECLLAQAAIVQPVEYIFEIDPSTNPNTAGVSCRIFTTLTPGTYISMRTLGLAINLQNSTSSYKVSFPSNTLIVP, from the coding sequence ATGAACACTGCTCTTTTTTTATTCCAGCGACTTTCTCTAGGACTGATTCTATTGGCCTTCGGTTGTACCAATTACTCGACAACAGCCTCTGTACAGGCTCCTCCTACCTTAATTTCCATAGTAAACAATGGAAATTCCAATTTTATCATCAAAGTTAGGGCCCAAAACCCAGAATTTATCTTCCAAGGTTACCGCATTTACTCCGGTGCCACGGAAACCTTAGCCCAAAACCCACCAGACCTCAATATTGGAGCCGAATGTTTATTGGCCCAAGCAGCCATTGTGCAACCTGTTGAATACATATTCGAAATTGATCCTTCGACCAATCCCAATACAGCCGGTGTTTCTTGCCGAATCTTCACCACCCTCACTCCCGGAACCTACATTTCCATGCGTACTTTGGGCCTTGCTATTAACTTACAGAATAGCACCAGTTCGTATAAGGTTTCCTTCCCCTCGAACACTCTTATTGTCCCTTAA
- a CDS encoding TRAP transporter TatT component family protein: MYQTKHWSKIIMAAVVLVSVVACGKSRQVKISDSNVERATAPAKLPADIEKLWKNRQNEQDLRQALVGLEKFALENPQYADVKVLLCRGNYLLSDGHLWLKLTGDADADEKVKEESIQFYDAAVTWCEAALALNAKFRDKVVKEKLAIEKSLDVLGPQDIDALYWRYASLAKWSRLVGFTTLLANRSNFSAMVNRVKEIEKSMGKEYFYSATLRYDAASNALSPTGDKKLAAKLFEDAIAKHPNYFAVRVLYAESSLKGNEDKFKKQLDYVLKGKAASLPEIEADQIVEQRKAKKLLDEL; this comes from the coding sequence ATGTACCAAACCAAACATTGGTCAAAAATAATAATGGCAGCAGTTGTTTTAGTTTCTGTTGTTGCCTGCGGAAAATCCAGACAAGTGAAAATCTCTGACTCAAATGTAGAGAGAGCCACTGCTCCAGCTAAACTTCCAGCTGATATCGAAAAACTCTGGAAAAACAGACAAAACGAACAAGACCTAAGACAAGCCCTTGTTGGTTTAGAAAAATTTGCATTAGAGAATCCTCAATACGCAGATGTAAAAGTATTACTCTGTCGTGGAAACTATCTCTTAAGTGACGGACATCTTTGGCTAAAACTTACAGGTGATGCCGATGCAGACGAAAAAGTAAAAGAAGAATCCATCCAATTTTACGATGCTGCTGTGACTTGGTGTGAAGCTGCTCTTGCTTTAAATGCAAAATTTAGAGACAAAGTAGTCAAAGAAAAACTAGCGATTGAAAAATCTTTGGATGTTCTTGGTCCACAAGACATTGATGCTCTCTACTGGAGATATGCATCCCTTGCAAAATGGTCTCGTTTGGTAGGATTTACAACATTACTAGCAAACCGTTCTAATTTTTCTGCAATGGTGAACCGAGTCAAAGAAATCGAAAAATCCATGGGTAAAGAATATTTCTACTCTGCAACACTCCGATATGATGCAGCAAGTAACGCTCTTTCTCCAACAGGAGATAAAAAACTAGCAGCTAAGTTATTTGAAGATGCAATTGCAAAACACCCGAACTACTTTGCAGTTCGAGTATTGTATGCAGAAAGTAGCCTTAAAGGTAACGAAGACAAATTCAAAAAACAATTAGATTATGTTTTGAAAGGAAAAGCTGCATCCCTTCCTGAAATCGAAGCGGATCAAATTGTAGAACAACGTAAAGCTAAGAAATTACTAGACGAACTATAG
- the dctP gene encoding TRAP transporter substrate-binding protein DctP: MFLRQLKYLVCVSLALTISGGLFAQTTVKLATVAPEGSPWANELAKIKKKIESESQGQIKFKIYPGGQMGGENEILQQVIRGKLQGAGLTAGALANTVKELNVLEIPYLFNSYAQADCVLDDHLQEDFRKLFEAKGLIFVTWAENGYRSIGTKSAPVKTPEDLKGVKIRIQESPVHIAYWKQLGVSGIPIAIPEVLPSLQTGVVEGFDNTPLFTLAAEWQTAIKYFTLTRHIYQPAAILYSKKFWDTLNDDQKKTLMGEGNKLAPGARQAVRSIEKNMIATLKKADVVVYEPSSSDLAGFKSAAAAVSGQVVGKIGGQSKQIYDKIQKAKAACGG, from the coding sequence ATGTTTTTAAGACAATTAAAGTATTTAGTTTGTGTAAGTTTGGCCCTCACGATCAGTGGGGGTTTATTTGCCCAAACAACCGTTAAATTGGCAACAGTAGCACCGGAAGGATCTCCGTGGGCGAACGAACTTGCCAAAATCAAAAAGAAAATTGAATCAGAATCACAAGGCCAAATTAAGTTTAAAATTTATCCTGGTGGACAAATGGGTGGAGAAAACGAAATCCTCCAACAAGTCATTCGTGGAAAACTACAAGGTGCTGGTCTTACTGCAGGAGCTCTTGCCAACACGGTAAAAGAACTAAACGTTCTAGAGATTCCTTATCTATTCAACTCTTATGCACAAGCAGACTGTGTTCTTGACGACCACTTACAAGAAGATTTCCGTAAATTATTTGAAGCAAAAGGACTCATCTTTGTGACTTGGGCTGAAAACGGTTATCGTTCGATTGGAACCAAATCCGCTCCAGTAAAAACTCCTGAAGATCTAAAAGGTGTTAAAATCAGAATCCAAGAATCTCCAGTTCATATTGCTTATTGGAAACAATTAGGTGTGAGCGGAATTCCCATTGCCATCCCAGAAGTTCTTCCATCTCTCCAAACTGGTGTGGTAGAAGGATTTGATAACACTCCTCTTTTCACTTTGGCAGCGGAATGGCAAACAGCGATCAAATATTTCACTTTGACTCGCCATATCTACCAACCAGCAGCCATCCTTTATTCCAAAAAGTTTTGGGACACTCTGAATGATGACCAAAAGAAAACTCTTATGGGAGAAGGAAACAAACTCGCTCCAGGTGCTAGACAAGCAGTTCGTTCCATCGAGAAGAACATGATTGCCACTCTTAAAAAAGCGGATGTTGTTGTGTATGAACCTTCGAGTTCTGATTTAGCTGGTTTTAAATCTGCAGCTGCTGCCGTTTCAGGCCAAGTTGTTGGAAAAATCGGTGGTCAGTCCAAGCAGATCTACGACAAAATCCAAAAAGCCAAAGCAGCTTGCGGCGGATAA
- a CDS encoding TRAP transporter small permease codes for MKFVERILNTLSFGEKWAGGICFLLLTLLMIADVSKREVVDKVFNWIIEITEAYPNTGVAGFMGDWSVYISESIHAGSSGFLEWLGLGGIIWAQKLSLYFMLWGGLFGSALASAKGSHLRPEIADKVLPKKLLPYIKIIEQWVISFFFLFLAYLSVIYVLESISLDEVNPVTEIHLWKVQVIFPYIFISMGFRHLCYGIFPALIPSDINEATEALELAEAELSESNSRGNH; via the coding sequence ATGAAATTCGTCGAACGAATTCTAAATACTTTGAGTTTCGGCGAGAAATGGGCGGGAGGAATTTGTTTCCTTCTGCTCACTCTTCTCATGATTGCTGACGTTTCCAAACGAGAAGTAGTCGATAAAGTTTTTAATTGGATTATAGAAATCACAGAAGCCTATCCCAATACTGGCGTTGCCGGTTTTATGGGAGATTGGAGTGTTTATATTTCAGAATCCATTCACGCTGGAAGTTCTGGATTTTTAGAGTGGTTAGGCCTTGGTGGAATCATTTGGGCGCAAAAACTTTCCCTCTATTTTATGTTATGGGGAGGCCTTTTCGGTTCCGCACTTGCGAGTGCCAAAGGTTCACACCTACGTCCAGAAATTGCAGACAAAGTATTACCAAAAAAACTCTTACCTTATATTAAGATTATAGAACAGTGGGTAATTTCTTTTTTCTTTTTATTCCTAGCTTACCTATCAGTCATTTATGTTCTAGAAAGTATCAGCTTAGATGAAGTGAATCCTGTAACAGAAATTCACTTATGGAAAGTACAAGTTATTTTCCCTTACATCTTTATCTCTATGGGTTTTAGACATTTGTGTTATGGAATTTTTCCGGCTCTCATTCCTTCCGATATCAATGAAGCAACGGAAGCATTGGAACTTGCAGAAGCAGAACTTTCCGAATCAAATTCACGGGGGAATCACTAA
- a CDS encoding TRAP transporter large permease gives MGSWGILLLLLALILLRQPLIVLMGAITVYCYYFLPDPPLESFQELNSIIGDLFFAGDKEILLAIPLFIIAGNLMTHGSIARRLIRIAAAMTAPIPAGLAIAAVFSCGIFAAISGSSPVTLIAIGGLMYPSLTKAGYPTQFSMGLLASGGTLGIIIPPSIPMIVYAIMVGVSVTDLFIAGIGPGILLMSLLMIYSVFRAGNIGRGKWDWAEIRVAWKEGTLALLMPVVILGGIYSGFFTATESAAIAVFYAIIVEVFIHKELSFPKIPKIMAESAEMLGILFLILILAVSLNKFMIENEIPQNLVATMSGHISSPVTFLIGVNILLLIVGMFMDIMSAILVLAPLLAPMAINYGINPVHFGIIMIVNLEIGYLTPPVGVNLFVASGIFKQPLGKVIQSVAPIVGLFLIGLILISWIPEISLGLVGGEAAAPSP, from the coding sequence ATGGGTTCTTGGGGAATACTCCTACTCTTACTTGCTCTAATTTTACTCAGACAACCTTTGATTGTACTTATGGGTGCCATCACAGTGTATTGTTATTACTTTTTGCCAGATCCACCTCTTGAGTCCTTCCAGGAACTCAACAGTATCATTGGGGATTTGTTTTTTGCGGGTGATAAAGAAATCCTTCTAGCGATCCCTTTATTCATCATCGCAGGAAATTTGATGACACATGGAAGTATTGCAAGACGACTCATTCGGATTGCTGCTGCAATGACAGCTCCTATTCCAGCAGGCCTTGCGATTGCAGCGGTATTTTCCTGCGGGATTTTTGCTGCCATTTCTGGATCCTCTCCGGTAACTCTCATTGCCATTGGTGGACTCATGTATCCTTCTCTTACCAAAGCAGGATACCCCACTCAGTTTTCCATGGGACTTCTTGCCTCTGGGGGAACTCTTGGGATCATCATCCCTCCGAGTATTCCAATGATCGTATATGCGATTATGGTGGGAGTATCGGTTACCGATCTTTTCATCGCAGGGATTGGTCCTGGAATTTTACTCATGTCTCTTCTTATGATTTATTCTGTGTTTCGCGCAGGAAATATAGGACGTGGCAAATGGGACTGGGCAGAAATCCGTGTGGCTTGGAAAGAAGGAACTCTTGCCCTTCTTATGCCTGTGGTCATCCTCGGTGGAATCTACTCTGGATTTTTTACAGCTACAGAATCTGCTGCCATTGCCGTTTTTTATGCAATCATTGTAGAAGTGTTCATCCACAAAGAACTGAGTTTTCCAAAAATTCCTAAAATCATGGCAGAAAGTGCTGAGATGCTCGGGATTCTATTTCTCATTCTAATTTTGGCAGTGAGTTTGAACAAGTTCATGATCGAAAACGAAATTCCTCAGAATCTCGTGGCGACTATGTCTGGACATATCTCAAGCCCAGTGACCTTCCTCATTGGTGTGAACATTTTGTTACTCATCGTGGGAATGTTTATGGATATTATGAGTGCGATCCTTGTGTTAGCCCCTCTTCTTGCACCAATGGCTATCAATTACGGAATCAATCCAGTTCACTTCGGAATCATTATGATTGTGAACTTAGAAATCGGTTACTTAACGCCGCCAGTAGGTGTAAACTTATTTGTGGCTTCAGGTATCTTCAAACAACCGTTAGGTAAGGTGATCCAATCGGTAGCTCCTATTGTGGGACTATTCCTTATTGGACTCATCCTCATCAGTTGGATTCCAGAAATTTCACTTGGTCTTGTAGGCGGAGAAGCAGCTGCTCCTTCCCCATAA
- a CDS encoding J domain-containing protein, giving the protein MDKKLLLNDSLHFLGLGPRFTESELKESYHKLAKKYHPDSGEFTSDVMFLELNKHYESLKDHLLIHPEDDFSLAGSGDVRGDSEVPPITKPSKDPVFHEYKLAKEKETEAILRYYEKRNLHPIELSENLNKELVQLRKDLEPVLHVYAEILKKHSTSLWANDAKDSLERLRVWWS; this is encoded by the coding sequence ATGGACAAAAAATTACTGTTAAATGATTCCCTTCACTTTTTAGGCCTTGGCCCAAGGTTTACGGAATCGGAACTCAAAGAATCATATCATAAACTAGCCAAAAAATACCATCCTGATTCTGGTGAGTTTACCAGTGATGTGATGTTTTTGGAACTAAACAAACATTACGAATCCTTAAAAGACCATCTCCTCATCCATCCGGAGGATGATTTTTCACTAGCGGGTAGCGGTGATGTTCGTGGTGATTCGGAAGTTCCACCCATAACAAAACCTTCCAAAGACCCCGTCTTTCATGAATACAAATTGGCCAAAGAAAAAGAAACAGAAGCCATTTTACGTTATTACGAAAAAAGAAATCTCCATCCCATTGAACTTTCGGAGAATTTGAACAAAGAACTTGTTCAGCTTCGTAAAGACCTTGAACCAGTGCTTCATGTATATGCAGAGATTTTAAAAAAACATTCTACTAGTCTTTGGGCAAATGATGCAAAAGATTCTTTGGAACGCCTTCGCGTTTGGTGGAGTTGA
- a CDS encoding flagellar protein FlgN, whose amino-acid sequence MISSKHSNKQLLEKKIQYLDSLITNLKREEELLSYRDADSAVKLEFKNEIIVRKLEAIDREIWEAGDKEIHTAEEIAISESVFSKLDEARNLQQKVQELLVFEMNESKKEYWEFSIKRRLKSHLVQSSGLSWTKNYC is encoded by the coding sequence ATGATTTCCTCTAAACACTCTAACAAACAACTTTTAGAAAAAAAGATCCAATACTTAGATTCACTCATCACCAATCTAAAACGAGAAGAAGAACTACTTTCCTATCGTGATGCAGATTCTGCTGTGAAGTTGGAATTTAAAAATGAAATCATTGTTCGTAAATTGGAAGCCATCGATAGGGAAATTTGGGAAGCAGGGGATAAGGAAATTCATACGGCAGAAGAAATAGCAATTTCTGAATCTGTATTTTCAAAGTTGGATGAAGCAAGAAACCTCCAACAGAAAGTACAAGAATTACTTGTTTTCGAAATGAATGAGAGTAAAAAAGAATATTGGGAATTCAGTATCAAACGTAGATTGAAATCACATTTGGTGCAATCTTCTGGCCTCTCATGGACAAAAAATTACTGTTAA
- the fliS gene encoding flagellar export chaperone FliS, with product MSLARKTGASAYNEYKANEISTVSQIKLIVMLFDGAIRFLGVAKDNMTPRKYDVVNNNIIKTQDIITELLLSLNMEEGKEVANNLLSLYVYLKKRLLEANMLKDKKIIEECIKILIELKISWEELEKKDSPNPNTTPGARPTGISITG from the coding sequence ATGTCGCTTGCGAGAAAAACCGGTGCCTCTGCTTACAATGAATACAAAGCCAATGAGATATCTACCGTTAGCCAAATCAAACTGATTGTGATGCTCTTCGACGGAGCCATCCGATTCCTTGGTGTGGCAAAAGACAATATGACTCCCCGAAAATACGATGTTGTGAACAACAATATCATCAAAACCCAAGACATCATCACGGAACTTTTACTTTCACTCAATATGGAAGAGGGGAAAGAAGTTGCGAACAATCTATTGTCCTTATACGTTTATTTGAAGAAAAGATTGTTAGAAGCAAATATGCTGAAAGACAAAAAAATCATCGAAGAGTGTATCAAAATTCTCATCGAGTTAAAAATCTCTTGGGAAGAGCTGGAAAAAAAGGACAGTCCCAATCCAAACACAACTCCAGGCGCACGCCCTACTGGAATTTCCATCACTGGTTAA
- the purN gene encoding phosphoribosylglycinamide formyltransferase, giving the protein MGKIKRVVFLASGRGSNFTASVEYIRKKKLKIDLVALVTDNPEAKALGIAKSFGIPTKVIPYSNYPQKAEYHKDLLGEVETYNPDLIVACGYMRILKPEFVRRFRNRIINVHPSLLPAFPGLDSQKQALDYGVKVAGCTVHFVEEGVDTGPIILQKAIAIAPEWTEKELSLAILAEEHKILPLAIQLFCEDKLKIKERKVEILK; this is encoded by the coding sequence ATGGGAAAAATAAAACGTGTAGTTTTTTTGGCCTCGGGCAGAGGGTCCAATTTTACCGCTTCCGTCGAGTACATTCGTAAAAAAAAGCTAAAGATCGACCTGGTGGCCCTTGTGACAGACAACCCGGAAGCTAAGGCCCTCGGCATTGCGAAATCCTTTGGAATCCCTACAAAGGTCATTCCCTACTCAAACTATCCCCAAAAGGCCGAGTACCACAAAGATCTACTGGGGGAAGTGGAAACTTACAACCCAGATCTGATTGTGGCTTGCGGGTACATGAGAATTCTAAAACCAGAATTTGTTCGCCGGTTCCGAAACAGGATCATCAATGTCCACCCAAGTCTCCTTCCCGCCTTCCCTGGTCTCGATTCCCAAAAACAAGCATTGGACTATGGGGTAAAAGTTGCAGGTTGTACGGTTCACTTTGTGGAAGAAGGCGTGGATACAGGTCCCATCATATTGCAAAAAGCGATTGCCATTGCTCCCGAATGGACTGAAAAAGAACTATCCCTTGCAATCCTTGCGGAAGAACACAAAATCCTTCCGCTCGCTATACAACTGTTTTGTGAAGATAAACTAAAAATCAAAGAACGAAAGGTAGAAATCCTAAAATGA
- the purH gene encoding bifunctional phosphoribosylaminoimidazolecarboxamide formyltransferase/IMP cyclohydrolase: MIEIKRALVSVSDKAGITEICSFLAKNGVEILSTGGTYDALSKAGIPVKKVDEFTGFPEILHGRVKTLHPKIHGGLLGDTTNPDHVKQMESNGIVPITLVIVNLYPFVKTVMKPDVTLEDAIENIDIGGPSMLRSAAKNHKNVVVLTDPKDYESFQSEFTANKGKVSRETAFQYAAKVFSETASYDSAISTFFNKKLDIKYPDKITFAFNKKQKLRYGENPHQDAAFYEPLFIKSQFEALQGKELSFNNMLDFDAAFHVASLLPKNAVSIVKHLNPCGIAFGETVLESFELARKTDPISAFGGIIGIHGRVEKESAEEITKNFVEGVIAESFSEEALEIFGKKPNIRLIPIAKFDEALDELDLRSLHHGLLIQNRDYDLITKDKLKIVSKKQPTADDLEGLMFAWNCVKFIKSNAIVYTDQNSTLGIGAGQMSRVDSVELGAMKAQKVGLSVVGSYVGSDAFFPFRDGIDAIAKVGAKAIIQPGGSIRDEEVIQAADEHGLIMVFTGMRHFRH, from the coding sequence ATGATCGAAATCAAACGAGCACTCGTATCCGTATCCGATAAAGCCGGAATTACGGAGATATGTTCCTTCCTCGCGAAAAACGGAGTGGAAATTCTTTCCACCGGTGGAACCTATGATGCCCTCTCCAAAGCAGGTATCCCTGTCAAAAAAGTAGATGAGTTTACTGGTTTTCCAGAAATCCTACATGGCCGAGTGAAAACCCTTCATCCGAAAATTCATGGCGGCCTTCTTGGTGACACAACAAACCCAGACCATGTCAAACAAATGGAAAGTAATGGAATTGTTCCCATCACTCTTGTAATTGTGAACCTTTACCCATTTGTCAAAACAGTTATGAAACCAGATGTAACACTCGAAGATGCGATTGAAAATATCGATATCGGTGGACCATCTATGCTTCGTTCGGCGGCAAAAAACCATAAAAATGTAGTGGTTCTCACTGATCCCAAAGACTACGAATCTTTCCAATCCGAGTTTACGGCAAACAAAGGAAAAGTTTCTCGGGAAACTGCATTTCAGTACGCTGCTAAAGTTTTTTCAGAAACTGCATCTTATGATTCAGCCATATCCACCTTCTTTAATAAAAAGTTGGATATCAAATACCCTGATAAAATCACTTTTGCTTTTAACAAAAAACAAAAACTGCGTTATGGTGAAAACCCACACCAAGATGCTGCGTTTTATGAACCTCTATTCATCAAATCACAGTTTGAAGCCTTACAAGGAAAAGAACTCTCTTTCAACAATATGTTGGATTTTGATGCTGCTTTTCACGTGGCAAGCCTACTCCCCAAAAATGCCGTTTCCATCGTAAAACATTTAAATCCTTGTGGAATTGCTTTTGGAGAAACTGTCCTCGAATCCTTTGAACTCGCAAGAAAAACAGATCCTATTTCTGCTTTTGGCGGAATCATTGGAATCCATGGCCGCGTGGAAAAAGAATCTGCTGAAGAGATCACAAAGAACTTTGTAGAAGGTGTGATTGCCGAAAGTTTTTCTGAGGAAGCTTTAGAAATTTTCGGAAAAAAACCTAACATTCGTTTGATCCCCATTGCTAAATTTGATGAAGCCTTAGATGAACTTGATTTACGTTCTCTCCACCATGGCCTTCTCATTCAAAATCGTGACTATGATCTCATCACAAAAGACAAACTAAAAATTGTTTCGAAAAAACAACCAACAGCTGATGACTTGGAAGGTTTGATGTTCGCTTGGAACTGTGTAAAGTTTATCAAATCTAATGCCATTGTTTACACGGACCAAAACTCAACGCTTGGAATTGGAGCGGGACAAATGTCTCGTGTTGACTCGGTAGAACTCGGTGCCATGAAAGCTCAAAAAGTGGGACTATCTGTTGTAGGTTCTTATGTGGGAAGTGATGCATTTTTTCCTTTCCGTGATGGAATTGATGCCATTGCCAAAGTGGGGGCAAAAGCCATCATCCAACCTGGTGGATCCATCCGTGATGAAGAAGTCATCCAAGCGGCAGACGAACATGGTCTCATTATGGTGTTCACTGGAATGAGGCATTTCCGTCACTAA